The genomic segment AGCAGAAACACCGTTACGAAGATCTGATTCAGCACGAGCATCAAATGAACGTTTCTTATATGCAGCAAATTGCGGAATCGCAATCGCAGCTAGAATACCAATGATCGCAACAACCACTAGTAATTCAATCAATGTAAAACCTTTTTGGCTTTTCATGTTAGTTAACACTCCTATTCTTTCTTCCTGTTAGTAATGAAACACACTAGGCCCTGTATAATACAAACCCTAGCATGCTCCTAGACAGCAATTTAGATGCCAAGTTTATTGAGTCAGACGCAGAAAACATAATGCTAGTAATATCAGGGGGTTATGGGCAATTTTGTTCTGCTGGTGGTGATAAAAAATGTCAGAAATATGCAGTAAAAATCACCAGGTGACAATTTTTTTACTAGGAAAGGAGGGGGCCTTTTGAGTGCGTCAGTAGCAACTCACTATTTGCGCTAGATAGACTAGATTGAATTCTGAGCGCTATACCCACGGCCATAAGTTAAGGGAAGCAGGTAAGTCCTCGTCATTTCGAGCCCTTCGGCCCACTCAGGATAAACTCCACGAAGTGTAGTCGAGAAATCTCCAAATTCTTCAAGAAATACACTTGGAGATCTCTCCACTTCGCCCTGAGTAAACTCAGGACTTCGGTCGAGATGACGGCCTTATAATCCTTAACTTAATGGCCGTGGCGCTCTACCGGAAAGCGCTAACGCGATGTTATTCAGTTTCTGCCCCTGATGAGGAAACAGTGTAGGTGAAATTAGAGTAACTATATTCTTTAAAATTAGTAAAAATCGGTTGATAGCGCTTCAAGAAGGTTTTGCTGCCAGATAGATCCATGTGTAGGTAAGAGTTTGTTCCTGTAGCAGTTAGAGTGTAAGCGGTAGCAACTGAACCATAAAAATCCCCATTATCACCGCTAATTGTGACGCTAGCATTTGGGGCTATAATATGGCCGGCATAAACTGAATCTGTTTGAACAGTTAGGGCACTTGCTCCCATGTAATGTAGCATGAATCTATAGGGTTGAGCTGTGTTATTGATTCGGGATCCATTGATTGTGTTACCTGTGATTGTTGAAACATAAAGATGCACTTTCTTTCCCGCAGGAGGTGCTATGACAATTGTTCCTCCAGGATCTAGGGTCAAGGTTTGGAAGAAGTAAGATTTATCACTGTTTAGAGTTAATACCCCTCCAGCATTGACCGTTACGGAGGTCCAACACCTTTGGGCGGCCGTGTTCTCTGTTGGAGATAAAGTTGTTGCCCCGCTTACAACAACAGCTGCTTGGTGGGACGAACAGTAGAGATTCCAGTTACTATAACTCGCAAGTGGCTGGAAAAATCGATCGCAATCAGAATGATTTGTGCATTTATAAGCTAGCTGGCTACAAGTTAAGTCTGTACAGGCTCGCCCGGCTGTCCCGCCATCGGGATCGAGCACGCTGCCACCGCCACTATAAATGTTTCCCAAGATAATATTTGCGCTGCCAATTTGCGCTTGTGTATCTTTAGTGCCGACTGTGCATGAACTGGATTTATTCGTAATAGAGTATGCGCCCAAATCGGATTGATAGGAGTCGCAATTGCGGCGTGTAATAAATCCCGCTTTACCATAAAAACCCACGGCATCGTCATACTTTGCTATCCCTCGCATTTGACTGATTAATCTTGTTCCGCCCGCTCCGCCCAGGGAGGCATCGAGCTGCCAGATCGGTTCGTAATCTGTGTGAGGCAGTCCTGTAGCAGTTCCAACCGGGTCACCGTAGTCGCGATAGGTGTCAAGTATCACGGCATCTAAGAGCGTGACGCGAGCGTAGACACTATTAAAATCAATTGCAGATCTGAAAGTTGATGTTGGTGTTGCTGTATCATTATTGGTAGTTTCAGGGGCATTAAGATTCGGCAAAGAGTTACTCCCCATCAAGTCGTCACTTGTCAGCATGGCAGAATTGGTCGTGCCTTGCAGCTTTACTAGAGTAGGGGTGACAGCTGTTGAGGAAACAATTGTGCGTGTTTGTGAGCCGCTTGGGCCATAAGCTCCAGTATCATTACTCCCCACACTAGCAGTAGTGCGCTTAAAAACATTATAGAAATGCCATTTGCTGAAGTAGTAAGCCTGCGCTTCATCATTATATGCATTCGCGAGCCACCAGTAATCGTGAAACCAATCTTTGACCTTAGTAAAAGTATCTTCGACTTTGTAGTAGTTTGCTGCACGCTTTCGCTCTGCATAGAGTGTTCTGGTGAATGACTGAGTTTTTGTTAGAGCTTGTGCAACCATCAGGCCACCGAGGGCAAGTAATAGCGTAGCGATAATCAAAACATAGCCGCTTTCGTTACTTCTCTGAGGGCGTCTGACATGACCTGATGCTTTTAAAATAGTTCGCATATTAACTGCCATAAGGTCTAATAGTTCTTAAGTTTCTAGGAAAGACATATCGAGTAACTTCCGCAGTATATGTATCTCCATTAGAGAGCGGGCGCGGGGAATCAACCGTTACTGTGAAGCGAATCGTCATTAAATCATTGGCTAATTTTGCGGCTGTCAGGGGCAGGGCGATTTCTGCACCGACTTCATCTGTAGGGCCAACCGTTTTATCGTAATATTTTATCTCCAGTGAACTATTTGGTGCCAAGACAACTGTCGCTGTGTCACGGAAACTTGCTTTGGAAACACTTCTGGTGATCCCTAAAGTTGGATTACTGCCGTCGTAGACAATATCCTGGACAGGGTCAATTGTGCTACCGATCGGAAAAATTTGTGCAGGGGAGGTTTTTCTCACCATTGAGCTACGCTTTAAGGTTAATTGGCCGATTACGCCACCAACGATATCTTCAATCTGTGCGTACATGCCATTCTCTGGATAGTCTGAACCACTGAGTTTGCTCGAAAGATAAACATACTCACCGATGAAAAACTGACTACTATCAGCTACTGTCACGATGTTTGGAACTGGACAGAGAGCACACATCAGGATTGGAGCATAGAGTACTTTGAGAAATGATCCCTTACCTGTAACGTTACGCCGAAAAGTTATTTTACTCGCATCGGATGAAGTGTAGCCACCGCCAGCTGTCACAATAATCGGCTCTGGAACGTTACCTAAATCTCCATCTCCAATTGCAAAATAATCTTGTCCCAAAGGCATTCCAGCGCCTGCGCCACGAAGCTCGTAAACCATTAATTCAGCAATGCTTCTTGCTGTTTCCTCGGTTTCGATCACGGTTCTGTTGTCACGCACGCGCCTACCTGTATCGATGAAGCTTGCCAGCGTTCCACCGACAATAATCCCGCCGATCATTAGCGTAACAAGTAAATCAAGCAGTGATTGCCCAGAGTGATTTAAATCCAGTGATTTGCTATGCTTAAAAAACATCTATGTTACTTATTGTCCGACCCAGGGAATAGTAAACGTGTCTCTAGTCATAACATGCGTGGTCGAACCGGCCTCTCTGGCAGTGACTCGTATTACAGTTCGCGGATAGGGGTCACTAGAGGCATCAAAAATTTCGGGGCTCCAGACTACATCGTACTGCCTAGTGCCGACCGTCTCTTCAGACTCTTGTTCCATGCCAATATAGTCAGCGACGTCATAATACCAGCCATTAATGGCGGATGTTTGTTCGATTTTGTTGGTGAGAATCTGGTAGAGGATGTGAGAGCGGAGCTCTCGTTCTGATTGCGCAAACGAGGTGACAACGCTTTTTGTAAGCGTCATTGCCGTTACTGAAAGAATTGTAACTGACACTAAAGCTTCAACGACAGATAAGCCACGCTGATTTTTAAATGCACTTTTCATAATTAAATTAAAGAAAGTATTTATTCTTTTTTACCCCCT from the bacterium genome contains:
- a CDS encoding prepilin-type N-terminal cleavage/methylation domain-containing protein yields the protein MKSQKGFTLIELLVVVAIIGILAAIAIPQFAAYKKRSFDARAESDLRNGVSA